Below is a genomic region from Dehalococcoides mccartyi.
GTATGCGCTGTCAAACCGTATGCCCTTTAAATACCCGCCAATCTGCAAGAGTAATACCCGGACCCGAATTTACGGAAGAAGAAACAAACTTAATCCGGCAAAAACTGCCAGCCAACCAGATACCTGCCGACTTATACCAAAAGCTAAGCACTATAGCCATGGATGATTCTTATCCTGTCTTTGCCCGCAATTTGGAGTTGCTCGTAAACCCCAAAAACATAATCCGTTAAGCTATCAAGAGCATATACAACTTTACCCCGCAAACCTGCCTCAATACAGCTTTACCCAATCAAGAGAAATTGATGGGGTATTTACACTGACATTCATTTGGAGTAATACTATTATGAGGGGTTATATATGGACAGAAAGGGAAATTTTGATTCGGACAGCAGTTAAAAGGTGTGCACAAAATTGGCAGATACTAACACCCGGCAAATCCATGCCAAACACAAACTGCCTCCTAGCGAGTTTTGTATTACCCTGAGAATTAAAAACAAACAGACCGGCAAAATTAACTTAAGAGTGGGTAATCTACCCCGTACGTATTGTCTCCTCCGTCATATATTCACTCCGTGGCTGACAGGTAAAGAGGTATCCGTACTGTGAAAGATACGCCAAAAAGAAATAAACTGCACCAGTCAAATATTTTGTATTCTACGCTGGTAGAAAAAAGCAATGACGGGATTATTATTATTCAGGATGAGCGGCTTATTTATGCCAACCCCAAAATGACCGCCCTAACCGGTTTCTCACTTGAAGAAATAACAGGAAAACCATTTGTAGATTTCATCTCCCCCGAATACAGACCGATGGTACTCGAGAGGTATCAAAGGCGGCTGGCAGGAGAGAACGTAACCAACCAGTATGAGATAGAGATTGTATCTAAAGATAACCGCAAGATACCGGTTGAAATCAACGCCAGCTATATAGAGTACGAAGACAAACCGGCCAATATGGCTATATTACGGGACCTGACCGAATATAAAATGTCCCAGCTGAAACTGGCCGAAAATGAAGCCCGATGCCATGAACTATTCAAAAACAGCTACGATGCAATCCTGCTGACTATTCCCAACGGGCGTATTTTGGCAGCCAACCCGGCAGCCTGCGGTATGTTTGGCAGAACTGAAACTGAAATACGCGAGATAGGGCGGGATGGGCTGATAGATGTAACTGACCCGAGGTTACAACAGGCCCTGGAAATACGCGCCGCAACCGGAGAATTTAAGGGCGAATTAACTTTTCTCCGCAGTGATGGTACGACCTTTCCCGGTGAAATTACCTCCAAAATATATCCTGTAGGCAAAGGCGAACTCAGGACCGCCATGATAATACGTGATGTCAGCAAACGTAAAGAGGCTGAAGAAAAACTGAGGGCAGCAGAAGAACATTACAGGCTAACGCTGGATAACATGCTGGAAGGGTGTCAGATTATCGGACGGGATTGGCGTTATATATACCTCAATACTATGGCTGTCCGCCATAGCCGGAAGCCTAAAGAAGCGCTTATCGGCCGCACCATGATGGAAGCATACCCCGGCATTGGAAATACCGAATTGTTTATCCACCTTCGCCGCTGTATGGAGAACAGAACTGCAATCCGCATAGAAAACCGTTTTATTTTCCCGGATACCACTGAAGGTTGGTTTGAACTAAGCATTGAACCCGTTCCGGAAGGGATTTTTATACTTTCACTGGATATTACCAGACGCAAGGAAACTGAAAAACAGCTGCAAATCAGCGAAGAGCGTTTTCACCGCATATTTGACCAGGTGCCTATAGGTATAGCTATTACCGACCAATATTTTAAATTCACCCAGGTAAATAAAACCATGTGCCGCATGATGGGATACTCAGGAAAGGAACTCACCGCTATTACCTTTAAGGAAATAACCCATCCCAAGTATCTGGCCTATGACCTTAAGCAGTTAAAACTCTTGTCCGCCGGTGTTATAGATAATTTTGAACGCGACAAACAATATATCCGCAAAGATGGGAGTGTTTTCTGGGGGCATATTTCTGTCGGCGCCATAAAAGATGACAAAGGCAAAATCCTGTATTACACCCCGTGTATTTTGGATATAACCAAACGCAAACAAACTGAACAAGCCCTGCGAAAATATAAACTTATTGCTGATGACAGCCGGGATATAATACTGTTTTTGGATAAGAATAGCGGGCAGATATTGGAAACTAACGCCGCCGCTACTAAGGCATACGGATATACCCGCAGGCAGTTACTGAATAAAACCGTATATGAGATCCGTCCGCCGGAAACACGGGCGGCTATACCCATGCAGCTGGCGCAGGCTGATTCTGAAGGTATACTCTTTGAATCGTACCACATGCGCAAGAACGGAAGCATTTTCCCGGTAGAAGTAAGCTCACGGGGAGCTACCATAAACAATACCAGGGTAGTGGTAAGCGTGATACGTGATATCAGCGAACGCAAGAAGGCTGAGGAAAAATTTAAAACTATATTTAAACACCAGGAAACCATACTGGCCACCGTGCCGGATATTATTGCCGAGGTGGATACAAACAAAGTCTATACTTGGATAAATGAATCCGGACTGGAATTTTTCGGGGACGATGTAATAGGCAAAGAGGCATCACACTATTTTATAGGGAAACAGGATACCTACCAGAAAATCAGACCCGTTTTCAGCGGCGGTGAAAATACTGTTTACGTTGAAAGCTGGCAACGCCGCAAAGACGGGGAGCCCCGCTTGCTGGGCTGGTGGGCACATTCGCTAAAGGATATAACCGGCAAAACAGTGGGGGCGTTGTCAGTTACCAGTGATATCACCGACCGCAAGAGGATGGAGGAAAATCTGGTCAAATCCGCCGCAGAGTGGAGTACAACCTTTGACTCTATAAATGACATGATATGCATAGTAGACGCCGGATATATGATTCTGCGGGTCAATAATGCATTTGCCAAGTCCCTTAAGCTGCCGCCGGAGGAGATTATAGGCAAACACTGTTATGAGCTTATTCACGAAACCGACCAACCCCACTTTATGTGCCCGCATAAAAAAACCCTTGAAACCGGCCGTTCACAGGTAAGCGAATTCTTTGAAGAAAACCTTAATACCTGGGTTGAAGCCACTACCTCACCCGTGCTGGATGCGGATAACCGGGTAGTAGGGTCAGTTCACGTAATAAAGAACATTAACGAAAGAAAGAAATCTGAAGAAGCTTTGAGAGCGGAGCGTGAGACCTACATGTCCCTTTTCAACAGCGTCACGGACGCAATTATCGTGCACCGCCCGAAATCAGACAAAACACCGGATAAAATTCTGGAAGTAAATGATGCATGTGCAGCCATGCTGGAATATAGCCGTGATGAGTTACAAAATATGACAGTGAGGGATTTTGTAAAGGGCATGGCTGAAGATACGACTTCATTCTCCAATATTATCGAACAAATTGAGAAAAATAAGGAAGCCACTTTTGAGCGTACATTTGTGACCAAAACCGGACGGGAAATACCGGTGGAAATCAGGCCAAGAATATTCCTTTTCGGGGGAAAGCCCACTGTCATCAGTATGGCCAGAGATATCAGTGACCTGAAAAAAATAGAGGCAGAGCGGCAAAAACTGCGTGAGCGGGCAGATATGGCTAATCGTCTGGCCGCGGTAGGGGAAATGGCGGCGGGTATTGCCCACGAGATTAATAACCCTTTAACCGGTGTGGTTGGTTTTGCAGAGCTGCTTTCAAACAGACCTGACTTGCCCGCTGATGTGCAGGACTCTTTAAAGGTTATAAACAACGGCAGCTTGAGAGTAGTTGAGATTGTAAAAAGACTGCTGACTTTTGCCCGTCAGACAAAACCGATTATCAGCAAAGTCAGTATTACCGATATTATTGATAACTCCCTGACACTGCGCAGTTATGTACTGGAAACAGCCGGCATAACCATAATACGTGACTATGCCCCGGACCTGCCATGGATAAATGTTGATCCCGCTCAGATACAGCAAGTTTTCCTTAATCTGATATTAAATGCCGAACATTCCATGAAAAAGGCTCATGAAAAAGGCACGCTTTCCATAAAAACTGAAAAAGCGGGCGAATATATACGCATTTCATTTAAAGATGACGGAACGGGTATAGCGGCGGATGTAATGGATAAAATATTCCAGCCGTTTTTCACCACCAAAGACCCGGGACAGGGAACAGGATTGGGGTT
It encodes:
- a CDS encoding PAS domain S-box protein; amino-acid sequence: MKDTPKRNKLHQSNILYSTLVEKSNDGIIIIQDERLIYANPKMTALTGFSLEEITGKPFVDFISPEYRPMVLERYQRRLAGENVTNQYEIEIVSKDNRKIPVEINASYIEYEDKPANMAILRDLTEYKMSQLKLAENEARCHELFKNSYDAILLTIPNGRILAANPAACGMFGRTETEIREIGRDGLIDVTDPRLQQALEIRAATGEFKGELTFLRSDGTTFPGEITSKIYPVGKGELRTAMIIRDVSKRKEAEEKLRAAEEHYRLTLDNMLEGCQIIGRDWRYIYLNTMAVRHSRKPKEALIGRTMMEAYPGIGNTELFIHLRRCMENRTAIRIENRFIFPDTTEGWFELSIEPVPEGIFILSLDITRRKETEKQLQISEERFHRIFDQVPIGIAITDQYFKFTQVNKTMCRMMGYSGKELTAITFKEITHPKYLAYDLKQLKLLSAGVIDNFERDKQYIRKDGSVFWGHISVGAIKDDKGKILYYTPCILDITKRKQTEQALRKYKLIADDSRDIILFLDKNSGQILETNAAATKAYGYTRRQLLNKTVYEIRPPETRAAIPMQLAQADSEGILFESYHMRKNGSIFPVEVSSRGATINNTRVVVSVIRDISERKKAEEKFKTIFKHQETILATVPDIIAEVDTNKVYTWINESGLEFFGDDVIGKEASHYFIGKQDTYQKIRPVFSGGENTVYVESWQRRKDGEPRLLGWWAHSLKDITGKTVGALSVTSDITDRKRMEENLVKSAAEWSTTFDSINDMICIVDAGYMILRVNNAFAKSLKLPPEEIIGKHCYELIHETDQPHFMCPHKKTLETGRSQVSEFFEENLNTWVEATTSPVLDADNRVVGSVHVIKNINERKKSEEALRAERETYMSLFNSVTDAIIVHRPKSDKTPDKILEVNDACAAMLEYSRDELQNMTVRDFVKGMAEDTTSFSNIIEQIEKNKEATFERTFVTKTGREIPVEIRPRIFLFGGKPTVISMARDISDLKKIEAERQKLRERADMANRLAAVGEMAAGIAHEINNPLTGVVGFAELLSNRPDLPADVQDSLKVINNGSLRVVEIVKRLLTFARQTKPIISKVSITDIIDNSLTLRSYVLETAGITIIRDYAPDLPWINVDPAQIQQVFLNLILNAEHSMKKAHEKGTLSIKTEKAGEYIRISFKDDGTGIAADVMDKIFQPFFTTKDPGQGTGLGLSLSQGIILEHNGRIWAENNPEGGATFVIELPVSTTCEIPSQPSEKSAPAYSAPKRSASAMVIDDEPAVRSLLKIILTQDGHQVEECENPEKALDKLREHTYDIIFLDIRMPGMSGTELYDKIISNWPGLAGRIVFITGDTSDAKVREYLDNHDIPYVTKPFDMSLLKTAMHRVLSKIDADN